A single genomic interval of Oryza sativa Japonica Group chromosome 7, ASM3414082v1 harbors:
- the LOC4343637 gene encoding scarecrow-like protein 23: MLQGVLSRAPGADAAAMKAKRAADDEEEGGERERARGKRLAAEGKQGLVVVSTGEEEEAAAETRGLRLLSLLLRCAEAVAMDQLPEARDLLPEIAELASPFGSSPERVAAYFGDALCARVLSSYLGAYSPLALRPLAAAQSRRISGAFQAYNALSPLVKFSHFTANQAIFQALDGEDRVHVIDLDIMQGLQWPGLFHILASRPTKPRSLRITGLGASLDVLEATGRRLADFAASLGLPFEFRPIEGKIGHVADAAALLGPRHHGEATVVHWMHHCLYDVTGSDAGTVRLLKSLRPKLITIVEQDLGHSGDFLGRFVEALHYYSALFDALGDGAGAAEEEAAERHAVERQLLGAEIRNIVAVGGPKRTGEVRVERWGDELRRAGFRPVTLAGSPAAQARLLLGMYPWKGYTLVEEDGCLKLGWKDLSLLTASSWEPTDGDADADVAVAGDTHHESHDS; the protein is encoded by the coding sequence ATGCTCCAGGGAGTCCTGTCGCGAGCtcccggcgccgacgcggcAGCGATGAAGGCGAAGCgcgcggccgacgacgaggaggaaggcggcgagcGGGAGCGCGCGCGTGGGAAGCGGCTGGCTGCTGAGGGGAAGCAAGGGTTAGTGGTGGTGAGtacgggggaggaggaggaggcggcggcggagacgcgtGGGCTGCGGCTGCTTAGTTTGTTGCTGAGGTgtgcggaggcggtggcgatggaCCAGCTGCCGGAGGCGCGGGACCTGCTGCCGGAGATCGCCGAGCTGGCGTCGCCGTTCGGGTCGTCGCCCGAGCGCGTCGCGGCCTACTTCGGGGACGCGCTGTGCGCGCGCGTGCTGAGCTCCTACCTGGGGGCCTACTCGCCGCTGGCGCtccgcccgctcgccgccgcgcagagccgccgcatctccgGCGCGTTCCAGGCGTACAACGCGCTGTCGCCGCTCGTCAAGTTCTCGCACTTCACGGCCAACCAGGCCATCTTCCAGgcgctcgacggcgaggaccgcGTCCACGTGATCGACCTCGACATCATGCAGGGGCTGCAGTGGCCGGGCCTCTTCCACATCCTCGCCTCCCGCCCCACCAAGCCGCGCTCGCTCCGGATCACCGGCCTCGGCGCGTCGCTCGACGTCCTCGaggccaccggccgccgcctcgccgactTCGCCGCGTCGCTCGGCTTGCCCTTCGAGTTCCGGCCCATCGAGGGGAAGATCGGGcacgtcgccgacgccgccgcgctcctcggCCCGCGCCACCACGGGGAGGCCACCGTTGTGCACTGGATGCACCACTGCCTCTACGACGTGACGGGCTCCGACGCCGGCACGGTGCGCCTGCTCAAGAGCCTCCGGCCGAAGCTGATCACCATCGTGGAGCAGGACCTCGGCCACAGCGGCGACTTCCTGGGCCGCTTCGTGGAGGCGCTGCACTACTACTCGGCGCTGTTCGACGCGctgggcgacggcgcgggggccgccgaggaggaggcggcggagcggcacgcGGTGGAGCGTCAGCTCCTCGGCGCGGAGATACGGAACATCGTCGCCGTCGGGGGCCCCAAGCGCACCGGCGAGGTGCGCGTCGAGCGGTGGGGCGACGAGCTGCGGCGAGCGGGGTTCCGGCCGGTGACCCTGGCCGGCAGCCCCGCCGCGCAGGCGAGGCTGCTTCTTGGCATGTACCCATGGAAGGGCTACACTCTCGTCGAAGAGGACGGCTGCCTCAAGCTCGGGTGGAAGGACCTGTCCCTGCTCACCGCCTCGTCGTGGGAGCCGACagacggcgacgccgacgccgacgtcgccgtcgccggcgatacCCACCATGAGAGCCACGATTCTTGA
- the LOC4343639 gene encoding nodulation receptor kinase, whose amino-acid sequence MAARFGPLLLVLPLSSALLVLSAATAPRGRPSQVDVGRQLREELWERNQGHEMLRSWRDGDPCSPSPWEGFSCRWKDGNLFVVKLNFSSKKLQGPIPAAIGNLTELDEIDLQDNNFTGSIPESFFDLTHLLKLSVKCNPFLNNQLPHGLSISVEFSYGGCAYHSPPGASNQRIAVIGGVAGGSLACTFALGFFFVCFNKREKNPQKKDCSSTRNPVFEECSTHKATNSAVQQLSLKSIQNATCNFKTLIGEGGFGSVYRGTLAHGEEVAVKVRSTSSTQGTREFNNELRLLSAVRHDNLVPLIGYCCEKDQEILVYPFMSNGSLQDRLYGEASKRKVLDWPTRLSVCIGAARGLAHLHGFAGRCIIHRDVKSSNILLDHSMCGKVADFGFSKYAPQEGDSNASMEVRGTAGYLDPEYYSTQSLSTKSDVFSFGVVLLEIVTGREPLDVQRPRDEWSLVEWAKPYIREYRIEEIVDPGIKGQYCSEAMWRVLEVASACTEPFSTFRPSMEDVVRELEDALIIENNASEYMRSIESTGTLGSNRYLSIDRKMFASGSARFASFDATKGHLQTMPSLPG is encoded by the exons ATGGCCGCCCGCTTcggccccctcctcctcgtactccccctctcctccgcgctgctcgtcctctccgccgccacggcgccccGTGGCCGTCCCAGCCAAG TGGATGTGGGGAGGCAGCTGAGGGAGGAGTTGTGGGAGAGAAACCAAGGGCACGAGATGCTCAGGTCGTGGCGCGACGGTGACCCGTGCTCGCCGTCTCCATGGGAAGGGTTCTCTTGCCGATGGAAGGACGGCAACCTCTTCGTTGTCAAGCT GAACTTTTCTTCAAAGAAACTGCAGGGGCCGATTCCCGCCGCGATTGGTAACTTAACAGAACTAGATGAGAT TGATCTGCAGGACAACAACTTCACTGGTTCTATTCCAGAATCTTTCTTTGATCTCACACACTTGCTGAAGCT GTCAGTAAAGTGCAACCCCTTCTTGAACAATCAGCTACCTCATGGCCTATCTATCAGCGTGGAATTTAG CTATGGAGGCTGCGCTTATCATAGTCCACCTGGAGCTTCCAATCAGAGAATAGCTGTTATTGGTGGTGTTGCCGGAGGATCTTTGGCATGCACTTTTGCACTTGGATTTTTCTTCGTTTGTTTCAACAAACGTGAAAAGAATCCTCAGAAAAAAGACTGCTCTTCTACAAGAA ATCCTGTTTTTGAAGAATGTAGCACCCACAAAGCTACAAACTCTGCAGTACAACAGTTATCCCTTAAATCAATCCAGAATGCAACGTGCAACTTCAAAACCTTAATAGGGGAGGGTGGGTTTGGATCAGTTTATCGAGGAACATTAGCACATGGTGAAGAAGTTGCAGTAAAGGTTCGTTCAACCTCGTCGACGCAGGGAACACGTGAATTCAACAATGAG TTGAGGCTGCTTTCTGCTGTGCGGCATGATAATTTGGTCCCACTAATTGGATATTGCTGTGAAAAGGATCAAGAAATTTTGGTCTATCCATTCATGTCCAATGGTTCTCTACAGGATCGCCTCTACG GTGAGGCGTCAAAAAGGAAAGTTCTTGATTGGCCTACCAGACTATCTGTTTGCATTGGTGCTGCTAGAG GACTAGCACATCTGCACGGTTTTGCTGGCCGCTGTATCATACACAGAGACGTTAAGTCCAGTAACATACTTCTGGACCACAGCATGTGTGGCAAGGTTGCGGACTTTGGTTTTTCTAAGTATGCACCTCAAGAAGGTGACAGTAATGCATCAATGGAAGTCAGGGGAACTGCTGGATATTTAGACCCTGA ATACTATTCGACTCAGTCATTATCAACCAAAAGTGATGTGTTCAGTTTTGGAGTGGTTCTCTTAGAAATTGTAACCGGAAGAGAACCTCTTGATGTTCAGAGGCCTAGGGATGAATGGAGCTTAGTTGAATGG GCTAAACCATACATTAGAGAATACAGAATTGAAGAAATCGTTGACCCTGGCATAAAAGGGCAATATTGTTCAGAGGCCATGTGGAGGGTTCTTGAGGTCGCATCAGCATGCACTGAACCTTTCTCGACCTTCCGGCCAAGCATGGAAGATGTTGTCAGAGAGCTAGAGGACGCTCTGATAATCGAGAACAACGCTTCAGAGTACATGAGGTCCATCGAAAGCACGGGGACACTTGGCTCCAACCGCTACCTGTCCATTGATAGGAAGATGTTTGCTTCGGGTTCAGCTCGATTCGCATCATTTGACGCTACGAAAGGGCATTTGCAAACGATGCCTTCGCTTCCGGGGTAG
- the LOC4343634 gene encoding cytochrome c6, chloroplastic, with protein sequence MHRLPLASRPPGPHRAAAAAHRAPQRTTTACCGRLKQEATPSFASLAVAASAAAERAATPLLAAAALLLSAASPGFLASTPSAFAQSEGAALFRKACIGCHDMGGNILQPGATLYMKDLERNGVATEDELYNITYYGKGRMPGFGEKCTPRGQCTFGPRLVEDDIKLLAAFVKSQAENGWPKIDGDGD encoded by the exons ATGCACCGGCTTCCTCTGGCCTCACGGCCACCGGGTCCGCatcgcgcggcggccgccgctcaTCGCGCTCCccagaggacgacgacggcgtgctGCGGCCGCCTGAAGCAGGAGGCGACGCCGTCATTTGCCTCTCTCGCCGTCGCTGCGTCTGCGGCAGCAGAGCGCGCGGCCACGCCGCTgttggccgcggcggcgctcctcctTTCTGCCGCATCTCCTGGCTTCCTAGCTTCCACACCATCAG CTTTTGCTCAATCCGAAGGCGCAGCGCTGTTCCGGAAGGCGTGCATCGGCTGCCATGATATGGGAGGAAATATCCTACAGCCG GGCGCCACTCTGTACATGAAGGATCTTGAGAG AAATGGAGTTGCCACGGAGGACGAGCTATACAATATAACGTACTACGGGAAGGGAAGAATGCCG GGCTTCGGAGAAAAATGCACCCCGAGAGGGCAGTGCACTTTCGGACCTCGGCTGGTCGAAGATGATATCAAGCTACTGGCCGCGTTTGTCAAGTCGCAGGCTGAAAATGGCTGGCCTAAGATCGACGGCGATGGAGATTAG
- the LOC9269274 gene encoding protein CYSTEINE-RICH TRANSMEMBRANE MODULE 4, with product MSYYGQQPAPVTAYPPPAMAPLQQPTGQAPYTAPPQGNYAPPPPPGYPGNFDVGMNPPQPAQTQSRGDKAFLEGCCAALCCCCLLDMCF from the exons ATGAGTTACTACGGCCAGCAGCCGGCTCCCGTGACCG CGTACCcaccgccggcgatggcgccaCTGCAGCAGCCGACGGGGCAGGCGCCGTACACGGCGCCGCCGCAGGGCAACtacgcgccgcctccgccgccgggatACCCGGGCAACTTCGACGTGGGCATGAACCCGCCGCAGCCCGCGCAGACACAGAGCCGCGGTGACAAGGCCTTCCTGGAAGGATG CTGTGCTGCCCTTTGCTGCTGTTGCCTCCTCGACATGTGCTTCTAA
- the LOC107278343 gene encoding uncharacterized protein, which translates to MSRRGGGGSGGRQGSEPESAAAVHVPGPCAATQRALAECHRSAARGPLRPEVLCRHLNRALAECLVTSCCPGETEAVRTLCGSAGTALKRSQCQRARIGLSLCLESHQEP; encoded by the coding sequence ATGagcaggagaggcggcggcggcagcggcgggcggcaggGGTCAGAGCCCGaatcggcggcggccgtgcacGTCCCGGGGCCCTGCGCCGCGACGCAGCGGGCGCTCGCCGAGTGCCACCGcagcgcggcgcgcggcccgcTGAGGCCGGAGGTGCTGTGCCGGCACCTCAACCGGGCGCTGGCCGAGTGCCTGGTGACCTCGTGCTGCCCCGGGGAGACGGAGGCCGTCCGCACCCTCTGCGGGAGCGCCGGCACCGCGCTCAAGCGGTCCCAGTGCCAGCGCGCGCGCATCGGCCTCTCCCTCTGCCTCGAGTCGCATCAGGAGCCCTGA
- the LOC4343638 gene encoding exocyst complex component EXO84C — MESSSEEELEEDFPGHEWITPQSSIRAAYQSQTEKGIRKICSELLELKDAIENLCGNMQSKYHAFLRISEEVVEAEQELIELQKHVSAQGILVQDLMSGVCRELEMWQKHCKDEHVEEKDLQTELDEILSYDTQDSKVSFLDKLDTLLAEHKIEEALLALETEEKKCMATDDPGKELDAEISTYKTALSKRKSILEDQLVRYSEQPSLSITELRKSLSGLIKIGKGSLAHQVLLKAYGSRLQKNVEAFLPTCSIYTETYSATLSKIVFSAISKVSKESSSLFGDSPMNLNRIIQWAEYEIETFARLVKENSPLPESVSALRSACICIQTSLTHCSYLESYGLKFSNLLMVLLHPYVEEVLELNFRRLRRKIVDSAKNDDILLPSPQEGSRLSSSVAPNIMLTSSGKKFMSIVNDVLDQITPMTIVHFGGTILNKFVQLFDKYVEALIEVLPGASEDDHLVESKEPIEFKAESDAQQIQLIGTAYTVADELLPAAVSKFFDIQTEKKRIGGTGEGLGSGSIYSIEYKEWKRSLQHSLDKLRDHFCLQYVLSFIYLEGKSRLDARMYLELKTDDLLWECDPSPSLPFQALFVKLRQLASVAGDVLLGKEKIQKVLLSRLTETVVMWLSNEQEFWDVFEDQSIQLRPSGLQQLILDMHFVVEIAVCGRYPHRPVQQLVSVIITRAIAAFSVRNVDPQSSLPEDEWFLDMAKVAINKQLGTSGSESELEEPVVVHDEISDSEESSISSPSTIGSEDSFASANNDDLETPVYFTDPEA, encoded by the exons ATGGAGAGCAGCAGCGAggaggagctggaggaggacTTCCCTGGCCACGAGTGGATCACCCCGCAGTCCTCCATCCGCGCCGCCTACCAGTCGCAGACCGAGAAG GGCATCAGGAAAATTTGCTCTGAGCTACTGGAGTTGAAGGATGCTATCGAAAACTTGTGCGGGAATATGCAGTCGAAATACCACGCTTTCCTCAG AATATCTGAGGAGGTTGTTGAGGCAGAACAAGAATTAATTGAGTTGCAGAAGCATGTGTCTGCCCAGGGGATTCTTGTGCAAGATCTAATGAGCGGTGTGTGCCGTGAACTCGAAATGTGGCAAAAACATTGCAAGGATGAACATGTGGAAGAGAAAGACCTTCAAACAGAACTTGATGAAATTTTGTCATATGATACCCAAGATTCCAAGGTTAGTTTTCTGGATAAATTAGATACTTTGCTCGCGGAGCACAAAATAGAGGAGGCATTGCTTGCTTTGGAAACCGAAGAGAAGAAATGTATGGCTACGGATGATCCTGGCAAAGAATTAGATGCAGAGATTTCTACCTATAAGACAGCACTATCTAAAAGGAAATCAATTCTTGAGGATCAGCTTGTTAGGTATTCAGAACAGCCTTCTTTATCTATTACCGAGCTAAGGAAATCTTTGTCTGGCCTTATTAAGATTGGCAAAGGTTCTCTAGCCCACCAAGTACTTCTAAAAGCTTATGGGTCACGTCTTCAGAAAAATGTTGAAGCATTTCTTCCAACATGTTCGATCTACACAGAAACTTACTCTGCAACTTTGTCAAAGATTGTTTTCTCAGCTATCTCAAAGGTATCCAAAGAATCTAGTTCGCTATTTGGGGATAGCCCCATGAATTTGAACCGGATTATTCAGTGGGCTGAATATGAAATAGAAACCTTTGCGCGTTTGGTTAAGGAAAATTCTCCTTTGCCTGAGAGCGTATCTGCCCTTCGTTCTGCCTGCATATGCATCCAAACTAGTCTCACTCACTGCTCTTATCTAGAATCATATGGCCTGAAATTCTCAAATTTACTAATGGTACTATTGCACCCCTATGTTGAAGAAGTGCTTGAGCTGAATTTTAGAAGGCTGAGAAGAAAGATTGTAGATTCAGCAAAAAATGATGATATTCTGCTTCCCAGCCCTCAAGAAGGATCACGGCTCTCTAGTTCAGTTGCACCAAATATAATGCTTACAAGCAGTGGAAAGAAGTTCATGTCCATTGTCAAT GATGTTTTGGATCAAATTACCCCAATGACTATAGTTCACTTTGGAGGAACGATTTTGAATAAATTTGTCCAGCTATTTGATAAATATGTTGAAGCACTAATTGAAGTCTTACCAGGAGCTTCTGAGGATGATCATCTAGTGGAGTCAAAAGAGCCTATAGAATTTAAAGCAGAGAGTGATGCCCAGCAGATTCAACTCATTGGAACAGCATACACTGTAGCAGATGAATTATTGCCAGCAGCTGTATCCAAATTTTTTGATATCCAAACCGAGAAGAAGAGAATTGGTGGAACAGGCGAGGGCCTTGGCTCTGGATCTATATACTCCATAGAATACAAAGAGTGGAAACGTAGTCTGCAACATTCACTGGACAAACTGAGGGATCATTTTTGCCTACAGTATGTCTTATCATTTATTTACTTAGAAGGGAAATCACGACTGGATGCTAGAATGTACTTGGAGCTGAAAACTGATGATCTTCTTTGGGAGTGTGATCCTTCACCTTCTCTGCCTTTCCAG GCGCTGTTTGTAAAGTTACGGCAGCTAGCTAGTGTTGCTGGTGATGTCTTACTGGGTAAAGAGAAGATACAGAAGGTCTTGCTCTCAAGGCTAACTGAAACGGTTGTCATGTGGCTCTCCAATGAACAGGAATTCTGGGATGTTTTCGAGGATCAATCCATCCAACTCCGGCCTTCAGGACTACAGCAG CTTATTCTTGATATGCACTTCGTCGTTGAGATTGCTGTCTGTGGACGGTATCCACACAGACCTGTTCAGCAGCTTGTGTCGGTAATCATAACTAGGGCAATCGCAGCTTTCTCAGTGAGAAATGTTGACCCACAAAG TTCTCTACCCGAGGATGAATGGTTCCTCGACATGGCCAAGGTTGCAATTAATAAGCAATTAGGGACTTCAGGATCTGAGTCCGAGCTTGAGGAGCCTGTGGTTGTACATGATGAAATCTCGGATTCTGAAGAGAGTAGTATTTCAAGTCCATCGACGATAGGATCTGAAGATTCATTTGCTTCTGCAAACAATGATGATCTAGAAACTCCTGTATATTTCACGGATCCCGAGGCATAA